One part of the Salinimonas iocasae genome encodes these proteins:
- a CDS encoding PilX N-terminal domain-containing pilus assembly protein — MMDKTATFVRPAQQRGAMMLTAVLLLLILVTLVTLSTGRVKSFEHKIILNAQNYQLAFSSAEAGLARAISRLTEDPGWDGSEITGTLPGQGSYSVQGVRQTITRQSTVLQLVTLTAQGSSPDSLSNVDQQQQVIQYSVLANPPDVPLIVAGGLGVSGNFEVVANPNGGGEGVPLSIWTDKPVNMQSGSGTTCGLQEFSEGNCSTSPYSEKGFKDLDILDDDANFPPDMMEYLFNIPEPEWPTLRADADLRLTDCSSLGPSSTGLLWVDGDCTVNSNTTIGSPDDPVVLVIADGNLKMNGGAQINGMVFPFRKPTTVADFDIDMVGSARVNGVVASNHPVGNSGGTYNSVYDAEVLQGLRLSDAFQRVAIVPGSWRDF, encoded by the coding sequence ATGATGGATAAAACCGCTACTTTTGTCAGGCCTGCCCAGCAGCGCGGTGCCATGATGCTTACTGCAGTTTTATTGCTGCTGATACTGGTTACATTAGTGACTTTGTCTACCGGTCGGGTAAAGTCCTTCGAGCACAAAATTATACTTAACGCGCAAAACTATCAGCTTGCCTTCAGTAGCGCTGAGGCTGGTCTGGCACGTGCTATTAGCCGGTTGACCGAAGATCCGGGATGGGATGGTTCTGAAATTACCGGAACCTTACCGGGGCAGGGCAGTTACAGTGTCCAGGGTGTCAGACAAACCATTACAAGACAGTCCACCGTGCTGCAACTGGTGACGCTCACCGCGCAGGGAAGCTCGCCTGATTCATTATCTAACGTCGATCAGCAGCAACAGGTGATTCAGTATTCTGTTCTGGCCAACCCACCCGATGTACCGCTGATTGTTGCAGGTGGTCTAGGCGTGAGCGGTAACTTTGAGGTGGTGGCTAATCCTAATGGTGGTGGGGAAGGCGTGCCTTTATCTATCTGGACCGACAAACCCGTCAACATGCAAAGTGGTAGTGGTACCACCTGTGGATTACAGGAGTTCAGTGAAGGTAACTGCTCAACCTCACCGTATTCTGAAAAAGGCTTTAAAGACCTCGATATCCTGGATGATGACGCTAATTTCCCGCCAGACATGATGGAGTATCTTTTCAATATACCAGAGCCTGAATGGCCAACATTGCGCGCGGACGCCGATCTCAGACTGACTGACTGCAGCTCGCTGGGGCCGTCTTCAACCGGTTTATTGTGGGTAGATGGCGATTGTACTGTGAATTCAAATACCACCATCGGCAGCCCGGATGATCCGGTAGTTCTGGTCATCGCTGACGGTAATTTGAAAATGAACGGTGGTGCGCAAATCAACGGTATGGTTTTTCCGTTTCGTAAGCCTACTACAGTAGCAGATTTTGACATCGATATGGTCGGTAGCGCGCGGGTTAACGGCGTAGTTGCCTCAAACCATCCGGTAGGAAATTCTGGCGGTACCTACAACTCCGTTTACGATGCAGAGGTACTACAGGGCCTGCGTCTGAGCGATGCGTTTCAACGGGTAGCCATTGTTCCTGGAAGCTGGCGGGATTTTTAG
- a CDS encoding prepilin-type N-terminal cleavage/methylation domain-containing protein, whose product MSHNKNIKGFSLVEVLIASLIIMLGVTGFVTLQTEYMRSDAKLNLRQVALQLAQEKLDDLRQFDVLRTTAGLPAYNDIGDDAGGGLNAGSVVVDIKTDATRTYTFTRTWAVENQFYTDTDSDGVPDTWLTEGDIGIPVPAPDVPGQKIVTVNVSWTDPQGETKSIAVEGNVAPVLLARSFQANNESDGAKNQPKVAYTPGLAPDVISYELGNGESIETSKPVPDIDKQGDNNLVQFETIRYIDLPDQTDKLEQEDFLTVNCSCTLAGTGEGYTPSMTDYDGNELVVKPGEKIQKQTGEADGSQQPAICNTCCRDHHDTQAMIDQEQYYRKEGGEPHGHYKKMNDGSYLPASSVGDAYDEVCRFKRVDGYFQMYPDWQLLDVIQFSDRYLLDTETLANYTAYTESAIAASVMGSGAPSKPTDRSITMGPGGQQLISRGIYLDRMTTSHKQALKAMIEAGKEDWKAYAPFYDVNLTLLSQWNSKYSAIATVTNESIQTILDPVNDFYGTYSRGRVEALSDGTTAISNFAMGYNAGITGTAGISPTYFYGGKLDNSLLVTVNSKAASEKFFALIGNINCLITLNGETQPCETNNSKKASYVDLSNLVITNSPSQFTCPITIPKGKSTPFFSCENMSENWKGDIIFAFEKNYYNVTLKVQYPDGTIVESDRISLTTGLNATSNQEYSLIIELTQI is encoded by the coding sequence ATGAGTCACAATAAAAATATAAAAGGGTTCTCCCTGGTCGAAGTATTAATTGCCTCTTTGATAATCATGTTAGGTGTAACAGGCTTTGTCACGTTGCAAACCGAATATATGCGAAGCGATGCAAAGCTCAATCTGCGTCAGGTAGCGTTACAACTGGCGCAGGAAAAGCTGGATGACTTGCGCCAGTTTGACGTGTTGCGCACTACTGCAGGCTTACCTGCCTATAACGATATTGGTGATGATGCTGGTGGTGGCCTGAATGCCGGAAGTGTGGTGGTTGATATCAAAACCGATGCTACCCGCACCTATACATTCACCAGAACCTGGGCGGTTGAGAATCAGTTTTACACCGATACTGACAGCGATGGCGTGCCGGATACCTGGTTGACCGAAGGCGACATCGGGATCCCAGTGCCTGCGCCGGATGTGCCCGGGCAAAAAATTGTGACGGTGAATGTGAGCTGGACGGACCCGCAGGGAGAAACGAAGTCCATCGCCGTAGAGGGCAATGTAGCCCCAGTATTATTGGCCAGAAGTTTTCAGGCTAACAATGAATCGGACGGCGCAAAAAATCAGCCAAAAGTGGCATACACACCGGGTCTGGCACCTGATGTTATCTCTTACGAACTGGGTAATGGCGAGAGTATCGAAACCAGCAAGCCGGTACCGGATATTGATAAGCAGGGCGATAACAATCTGGTTCAGTTTGAAACTATCCGCTATATCGATTTGCCCGATCAAACTGACAAGCTGGAGCAGGAAGATTTTCTGACGGTAAACTGCTCGTGCACGCTGGCAGGCACCGGAGAAGGTTACACGCCGAGCATGACGGACTATGATGGCAACGAGCTGGTGGTAAAGCCCGGCGAAAAAATACAAAAACAAACTGGCGAAGCAGACGGTAGTCAGCAGCCAGCAATTTGCAACACCTGCTGTCGGGATCATCATGATACGCAGGCGATGATCGATCAGGAGCAGTATTACCGCAAAGAGGGCGGCGAACCACACGGCCATTATAAAAAAATGAACGATGGAAGCTACCTGCCAGCATCATCAGTGGGTGACGCTTACGACGAGGTATGCCGGTTTAAGCGGGTTGATGGTTACTTTCAAATGTATCCCGACTGGCAGCTGCTGGATGTTATTCAGTTTAGCGACAGGTACTTGCTGGATACTGAAACGCTGGCTAATTACACCGCTTATACCGAATCAGCCATAGCTGCCAGCGTGATGGGCAGCGGTGCACCTTCAAAGCCCACTGATCGTTCTATTACAATGGGACCGGGTGGACAGCAACTGATTTCTCGTGGGATCTACCTTGACAGAATGACAACCAGCCATAAACAAGCACTCAAAGCGATGATTGAGGCCGGTAAGGAAGACTGGAAGGCCTATGCCCCATTTTATGATGTGAACCTGACGTTATTGTCTCAGTGGAATTCAAAATACTCGGCGATTGCCACTGTTACTAATGAAAGTATTCAAACTATCCTGGACCCGGTGAATGATTTTTACGGTACCTACAGTCGGGGCCGGGTCGAAGCGCTAAGCGATGGTACAACGGCTATTAGTAATTTTGCCATGGGGTATAACGCGGGCATAACAGGCACTGCGGGTATCTCTCCCACGTACTTTTATGGCGGTAAGCTGGACAATTCGTTACTAGTGACGGTAAATAGTAAAGCCGCATCTGAAAAATTCTTTGCTTTAATTGGTAACATTAACTGTCTGATAACGTTAAACGGCGAAACGCAGCCTTGTGAAACTAATAACAGCAAAAAAGCCAGTTATGTCGATCTGTCTAATCTGGTGATTACTAATTCACCATCGCAATTTACCTGTCCAATCACTATTCCTAAAGGAAAGTCGACGCCGTTCTTCAGTTGCGAAAATATGTCGGAAAACTGGAAAGGTGACATAATCTTCGCGTTTGAGAAAAATTACTACAATGTCACGCTTAAGGTCCAGTATCCGGATGGCACGATTGTAGAGTCTGACAGAATCTCACTGACCACTGGTTTGAATGCGACCTCTAATCAGGAATACAGCCTGATTATCGAACTGACACAGATATAA
- a CDS encoding substrate-binding periplasmic protein has translation MLSGCSRETPPATLKIGYTHEPPYSYVNEVGEVRGVYPDVARQITRKMGVDNVKWVLLSFDRLIPALLNNRIDVIAAGMAVTRARTEQNLCFTTPLSQSNTAVLWRKDNNNVISEAPLSSQALRFVVIDGSSEESILKQHYEPEAFLSVEDIRLGLLALKSGRADMLVMTRPTLMQVSEESPERYQIKDGQGILENRQVSAFVIRKEDTELAQRWNTAQASVSKQEDTLSALTQGGMTPFDASLHKERCYTL, from the coding sequence ATGCTATCTGGCTGTAGCCGAGAGACGCCGCCTGCCACACTTAAAATTGGATATACCCACGAACCTCCCTATTCTTATGTGAACGAAGTAGGGGAAGTAAGAGGGGTTTATCCAGATGTCGCTCGACAAATTACCCGGAAGATGGGAGTAGATAACGTCAAGTGGGTACTGCTCTCCTTTGACAGGCTGATTCCGGCGCTGCTGAACAATCGGATAGATGTCATTGCAGCGGGAATGGCGGTTACGCGAGCACGCACAGAGCAAAACCTTTGCTTCACAACACCACTATCCCAATCAAATACCGCGGTACTGTGGCGTAAAGATAACAATAACGTTATTTCCGAAGCCCCCCTTTCATCACAGGCGCTTCGCTTTGTCGTCATTGATGGCTCATCGGAAGAGTCTATATTGAAGCAGCATTATGAGCCAGAGGCGTTTTTGTCGGTTGAAGACATCCGGCTGGGATTATTAGCGCTTAAATCAGGCCGCGCAGATATGCTGGTAATGACACGTCCAACATTGATGCAAGTATCAGAGGAAAGCCCTGAACGTTATCAAATCAAGGATGGTCAGGGCATTCTGGAAAACCGTCAGGTATCGGCTTTTGTTATAAGAAAGGAGGATACCGAACTGGCGCAGCGCTGGAACACTGCACAGGCGTCTGTGAGTAAACAGGAAGATACGCTTAGTGCACTGACGCAAGGCGGAATGACTCCATTTGATGCCTCTTTACACAAAGAGCGGTGCTACACCCTATGA
- a CDS encoding ATP-binding protein, with protein sequence MMLTLRYLRDQSRWILFIVPAMLIITIATAVVFHIREKEIDYRVNMVYAIEQAESDFTNGLMHFALSGEADSPWQRRVGMALITQSLSEYQTIAYQLNSKSSSEDMLKNVEEMSLKLNTLVDSGSKVDAELREEIYQISSQADRIERQLAESLEERRIQQRHWFMVIIVLSSLLLALLGLALLRSERYRFALNSSLQLSEQRFLRLLQNTDDVFWLEAFDSEKVLYVSQAFRKMVGRDAKVVMNHKSAWRKLVHPDDLTKIEHARRQAHHSPRDIECRIIRPDGQIRWIEGRIFPIWKEQNEESGRKPDFMASISRDVTEKRILDHRLFQAQKMESLGQLTGGVAHDFNNLLTVILINTRHLIGRLQDAPDLARMMTLIMRAAERGARLNQRLLAFASKQQLQPEVILVEDLIEESVEMLERTLGEKYRLVFNRPASPLWVKVDPGQLQNALVNLCLNSRDAMPDGGKITIRLEQSCHESLFGIQGDKAHISVKDDGEGIAQEVLDRVLEPFFTTKTCDKGTGLGLSMVFGFVRQSGGNMHINSMVGKGTTVHMVLPTCGSQRARLPAKPLQPTGGATILLVEDDELVRESTTSVLQKEGYRVIQAETAEDALEVLNVKQDIDLVLTDIVMPGALSGFELAERVQTTHPALRILVTSGFMGYQSNSPEGWYFLQKPFSSQSLLAHVQGALTSARSATNNDMR encoded by the coding sequence ATGATGCTCACGCTTAGGTATTTGCGGGACCAAAGCCGCTGGATATTATTCATTGTTCCGGCAATGCTCATTATTACTATAGCAACGGCGGTGGTTTTTCACATTCGTGAGAAGGAAATAGATTATCGGGTAAATATGGTATACGCCATTGAACAGGCCGAAAGCGATTTTACCAATGGTTTGATGCACTTCGCACTGAGCGGTGAAGCGGATAGCCCCTGGCAACGGCGCGTAGGGATGGCGTTGATTACACAATCGTTAAGTGAATATCAGACTATCGCGTATCAGCTCAACAGTAAAAGCTCGTCTGAGGACATGCTGAAGAATGTTGAGGAAATGTCGCTGAAACTCAATACGCTGGTCGATAGTGGCAGTAAGGTTGATGCGGAGCTTAGAGAAGAGATTTATCAGATTTCAAGCCAGGCGGATCGCATAGAGCGTCAACTTGCCGAAAGCCTGGAAGAACGACGTATTCAGCAGCGCCACTGGTTTATGGTCATTATTGTATTGAGCAGTCTGTTACTTGCATTGCTCGGCCTGGCGTTACTGCGTTCAGAACGATACCGGTTCGCGCTTAACTCCAGCCTGCAACTTAGTGAGCAGCGTTTTCTCCGCCTATTACAAAATACTGACGATGTGTTCTGGCTTGAAGCATTCGACAGCGAAAAAGTGCTGTATGTGTCTCAGGCATTCAGGAAGATGGTTGGCCGGGACGCCAAAGTGGTAATGAACCACAAATCAGCCTGGCGAAAGCTGGTGCACCCCGATGATCTCACCAAAATAGAACATGCCCGAAGGCAGGCTCATCACAGCCCAAGAGATATAGAGTGTCGTATTATTCGCCCGGACGGACAGATTCGCTGGATAGAGGGCAGAATATTCCCTATCTGGAAGGAGCAGAACGAAGAGTCAGGGCGTAAGCCAGATTTTATGGCATCTATCAGCCGTGATGTCACTGAAAAGCGGATTTTAGATCACAGGCTCTTCCAGGCGCAGAAGATGGAGTCACTGGGGCAACTGACCGGTGGTGTTGCACATGATTTTAATAATCTGCTTACGGTTATTCTTATCAATACCCGGCATTTGATAGGTCGTTTACAGGACGCGCCGGATTTGGCAAGAATGATGACGCTTATTATGCGTGCCGCAGAACGGGGAGCACGTCTCAATCAGCGCCTTTTAGCATTTGCCAGTAAACAGCAGCTTCAGCCTGAGGTTATTCTCGTCGAAGACTTGATTGAAGAGTCTGTAGAGATGCTGGAACGCACCCTAGGTGAGAAGTACCGGCTTGTTTTCAATCGTCCTGCCAGTCCCTTGTGGGTAAAGGTTGATCCCGGCCAGTTGCAAAATGCACTGGTGAATTTATGCCTTAACTCCAGAGACGCGATGCCCGATGGCGGCAAAATAACGATCCGTCTGGAACAATCCTGTCATGAAAGCCTGTTCGGCATACAGGGTGATAAAGCACATATCTCCGTAAAAGATGATGGGGAGGGCATTGCCCAGGAGGTACTGGACAGAGTGTTGGAGCCTTTCTTCACTACCAAAACCTGTGATAAAGGCACAGGTTTAGGACTCAGTATGGTGTTTGGATTTGTACGACAGTCCGGGGGAAATATGCATATTAATTCCATGGTCGGGAAAGGGACCACGGTGCATATGGTATTACCTACCTGCGGTTCTCAAAGAGCACGTTTACCTGCCAAACCCTTACAGCCCACCGGAGGGGCTACCATTTTGCTGGTTGAGGACGATGAGCTGGTACGTGAAAGTACAACCTCTGTCTTACAAAAAGAGGGCTATCGCGTGATTCAGGCTGAGACAGCTGAGGACGCACTGGAAGTGCTGAACGTTAAACAGGATATTGATTTGGTATTGACCGACATTGTCATGCCTGGCGCATTATCAGGCTTTGAGCTGGCTGAACGTGTACAAACCACACACCCGGCGCTGCGAATTCTGGTTACGTCGGGTTTCATGGGGTACCAAAGCAATAGCCCGGAGGGGTGGTACTTTCTGCAAAAGCCGTTTTCCAGTCAGAGCCTGTTGGCACACGTCCAGGGGGCATTAACATCAGCGCGTTCAGCTACGAACAATGATATGCGATGA
- a CDS encoding EAL domain-containing response regulator: MSAKVLVLDDDQIIRLSLFHALTIEGFACTACSGIDELIKANSALNPDIILVDLCLGAEDGLDAFSALAQHNSKAKIIVISGADMDVIDAASHSAASQGLTVAGMLKKPFPLKTLVQLINEATQKSITPHSRPKISEQPVTAEDLHQAILNRELSLVFQPKLDINTQSLAGAEVLCRWHSKKFGTIAPDDFIPMAERSNGIIALTEYVLISAIQWLSEFLKIKTRYPAGLVSQDFHLSINISGKSLEDTNFLNKLDTLIGDYRVQPSHLMLEMSESVAIGQHAVAPEVLTRLRLRGYRLAVDDLGSGLASIEQLVRLPFSELKIHRRFVTSAMHAYESSLITSTLIKMGQGLGLSVTAVGVENADTVALLEQKGCHFAQGFHFASAMTPETFTHWLEKHANEQLPYRISTVRALNPQPLQPEDRFDRLTRLISRILHTSVSAISILEEEMCYLKAKVGISTKSIPADNSLCYRLLPDTDMIVIPDLMEDAQAADTPLVHVKPPYRLFVTHALRANNGCIVGSVFVSDRSVGNWSAKRQSQFKMLARLVEQEIRYSAASSIDVVSQISNVEAFTRRADALVAFAANAGHNVQVIKITALSHQSSVNEALQRVSKLGRNTFFDADDLGRTGEAQITAIFIGRSKDEVMKLLVKAELALKDLERQSPLIDSLRITHYSPDDMFGDSLQHIFCQPEKARSSHIIVRS; encoded by the coding sequence ATGTCCGCAAAAGTGCTTGTTCTGGATGATGACCAAATAATTCGTCTTTCCTTATTTCACGCGCTCACAATAGAAGGATTTGCCTGTACTGCATGTTCAGGTATTGATGAGCTAATTAAGGCTAACAGCGCATTAAATCCCGACATTATTCTTGTCGATCTGTGCCTGGGGGCCGAAGATGGTTTAGACGCTTTTTCAGCACTTGCTCAGCACAACAGTAAAGCAAAAATCATTGTTATCAGTGGTGCCGATATGGATGTCATTGATGCAGCCAGTCACTCGGCAGCATCCCAGGGCTTAACAGTCGCCGGTATGCTGAAGAAACCGTTCCCGCTTAAGACCCTGGTGCAGCTTATCAATGAGGCTACACAAAAAAGCATTACACCGCACTCGCGCCCTAAAATCAGCGAACAACCTGTTACCGCTGAGGATCTTCATCAGGCAATTCTCAACCGTGAACTATCGCTGGTGTTTCAGCCCAAGCTGGATATCAATACGCAGTCTCTGGCTGGCGCCGAAGTACTTTGCCGGTGGCACAGTAAAAAATTCGGGACCATCGCACCTGATGACTTCATTCCAATGGCTGAGCGCAGTAACGGTATTATTGCGCTGACAGAATATGTGCTTATCAGCGCTATACAATGGTTGTCAGAATTTTTAAAAATCAAAACACGGTACCCTGCGGGGCTGGTTAGTCAGGACTTTCACCTGTCGATCAATATCTCAGGCAAATCGCTGGAAGACACTAATTTTTTGAACAAGCTCGACACGCTTATTGGTGACTATCGCGTTCAGCCTTCACATCTGATGCTTGAAATGAGCGAATCAGTCGCGATTGGCCAGCACGCTGTAGCACCAGAAGTGCTGACCCGCCTGCGATTAAGAGGATACCGACTGGCAGTTGATGATCTGGGGAGCGGGCTTGCGTCTATCGAGCAGCTGGTCAGACTGCCCTTTTCAGAGCTTAAAATTCATCGTCGCTTTGTCACCTCTGCCATGCACGCGTATGAGTCTTCACTGATTACCAGTACGCTTATTAAAATGGGCCAGGGGCTTGGCCTCAGTGTTACCGCTGTGGGTGTTGAAAACGCTGATACGGTGGCATTGCTGGAGCAAAAAGGCTGTCATTTTGCGCAAGGTTTCCATTTTGCGTCGGCAATGACGCCTGAAACGTTTACGCACTGGTTGGAGAAGCACGCCAATGAGCAATTGCCCTATCGTATCTCCACCGTGCGCGCACTAAACCCTCAGCCATTACAACCGGAAGACCGCTTCGACCGGTTAACACGGTTGATCAGTCGTATTCTGCACACCTCGGTAAGTGCAATTTCGATACTTGAAGAAGAAATGTGCTACCTGAAAGCAAAAGTTGGTATAAGTACCAAATCGATACCAGCAGACAATTCATTGTGTTATCGCCTGCTGCCAGATACCGATATGATTGTTATACCGGACCTTATGGAAGACGCGCAGGCTGCTGACACACCACTTGTACACGTCAAGCCGCCTTATCGGTTATTTGTTACCCATGCCTTAAGGGCAAACAATGGCTGTATTGTAGGGAGTGTATTTGTGTCAGACCGCAGTGTAGGCAACTGGTCGGCCAAGCGCCAGTCACAGTTTAAAATGCTGGCACGCCTTGTAGAGCAGGAGATCCGTTACAGCGCAGCATCCAGCATTGATGTCGTCAGCCAGATAAGTAATGTTGAAGCTTTCACACGACGTGCCGACGCGCTTGTAGCCTTTGCGGCTAATGCAGGACACAATGTGCAAGTGATAAAAATCACTGCATTATCACATCAGTCTTCAGTTAACGAAGCGCTGCAAAGAGTCAGTAAACTGGGCAGAAATACCTTTTTTGATGCTGATGATTTAGGTCGCACTGGTGAGGCGCAAATCACTGCTATATTCATCGGCAGAAGTAAAGATGAGGTAATGAAGCTATTAGTGAAAGCCGAGTTAGCACTGAAAGACCTTGAAAGGCAGTCTCCCCTGATCGATAGCCTGCGTATTACACACTATTCACCCGATGATATGTTTGGTGATAGTTTACAGCATATCTTCTGTCAACCGGAAAAAGCACGCTCATCGCATATCATTGTTCGTAGCTGA
- a CDS encoding response regulator transcription factor, giving the protein MTTPSKVYLVDDDKLILETLARIFNESQFSVHTFSDTRAFLNSDIDTHNACVILDLNMPYHTGLDVLAALKQSHPGLPVLIYSGKADVITAVKAMEDGAVTLIQKSATPERLIRKAQEAIDQRKSLLQELDKTRKAKMLVAQLTERELDVAKLVSEGYSASEIAEMLYISHRTVEAHKSNIFSKLDVHSVASLTRVVLQAQR; this is encoded by the coding sequence ATGACCACGCCTTCCAAGGTGTATCTGGTAGATGACGACAAGCTGATTTTAGAGACGCTGGCCAGGATCTTTAACGAGTCCCAATTCTCTGTTCACACCTTCAGTGATACCCGTGCCTTTTTAAATAGTGATATAGACACGCACAATGCGTGTGTCATTCTTGACCTCAATATGCCCTATCATACCGGGCTTGATGTGCTTGCCGCATTGAAACAATCACATCCCGGTTTGCCCGTTCTTATCTACTCGGGAAAAGCCGATGTAATCACGGCTGTTAAAGCTATGGAAGATGGCGCCGTAACCCTTATACAAAAATCGGCAACACCAGAGCGACTGATTAGAAAAGCGCAGGAAGCTATCGATCAGCGTAAATCGCTGCTTCAGGAGCTGGATAAAACACGCAAGGCTAAGATGCTTGTAGCCCAGCTTACCGAGCGCGAGTTAGATGTCGCTAAACTGGTTTCCGAAGGATACTCTGCCTCAGAAATCGCCGAAATGCTGTACATCAGTCACCGTACCGTAGAAGCGCATAAGTCTAATATCTTTAGCAAGCTTGACGTTCACTCAGTGGCATCACTCACCCGCGTGGTATTACAGGCGCAACGATGA
- a CDS encoding DUF547 domain-containing protein, with the protein MKPIYLALFLSLSTPLSFAAEEKLPELFRGATEDSNLEVSYDDLNAFLEAEVLVVGRSTRKKVSRQATTGTRMRSRINRLTALEGNRFHFESLQDEEVMKVLTTLKESLEVLPSQVPLSMLSEDEQLAYWLNLYNFTMLYEIGQRELNGSLQDALAYDEKSPLLHDKVLTVAGEELSLHDIHFTILKEKFEQPVVIYGLFQGNIGGPSIRDEAYTGSRVWRQLEDNAVEFINSNRGTYYDGEISVYYKHNLPFFDNDKVKLKTHILNYVDDDRYYEEIVNARELEFEMSDWQIADLTGGARNYGGSAMINSAALLDAVRSEQMMYNEGSSGGMTGVETSLDQSMVQKARMATRFPAIQLEMLQKLKAQHEMNSGTVDVKDISEEEAKSSSDNK; encoded by the coding sequence ATGAAACCGATATACCTCGCACTTTTCCTGTCATTGAGTACCCCACTGTCCTTTGCAGCAGAAGAAAAGCTACCTGAGCTTTTCAGAGGTGCAACGGAAGATTCAAACCTGGAAGTCAGCTACGATGATTTGAACGCCTTTCTGGAAGCAGAAGTATTAGTGGTGGGTCGATCCACCCGCAAAAAAGTATCCCGTCAGGCCACTACGGGTACCAGGATGCGTTCCCGGATAAACAGGCTAACAGCACTCGAGGGAAACAGGTTTCATTTTGAGTCGTTACAAGACGAGGAAGTCATGAAAGTGCTGACCACATTGAAGGAAAGCCTGGAGGTATTACCTAGTCAGGTGCCCCTTTCGATGCTGTCTGAAGACGAACAGCTGGCTTATTGGCTGAATCTTTACAACTTTACGATGTTGTATGAGATAGGACAGCGTGAGCTTAACGGTAGCCTGCAGGATGCGCTGGCCTACGATGAGAAAAGCCCCCTGCTGCACGATAAGGTGCTTACCGTAGCGGGTGAAGAGCTAAGCCTGCATGACATCCACTTTACCATTTTAAAAGAAAAGTTCGAGCAGCCGGTGGTTATCTATGGTCTGTTTCAGGGCAACATAGGTGGCCCAAGCATTCGTGACGAAGCCTATACGGGTAGTCGAGTATGGCGGCAACTGGAAGATAACGCGGTTGAATTTATAAACTCAAACCGTGGGACCTATTACGATGGTGAGATTTCAGTGTACTACAAGCACAATCTCCCCTTCTTTGATAACGATAAAGTCAAACTAAAAACCCACATTCTGAATTATGTCGATGACGACCGTTATTATGAAGAAATCGTGAACGCCCGCGAATTGGAGTTTGAGATGAGCGACTGGCAAATTGCTGATTTGACCGGAGGCGCACGAAACTATGGCGGTTCGGCAATGATTAATAGTGCTGCTTTGCTGGATGCTGTGCGCTCTGAGCAGATGATGTATAACGAAGGCTCTAGTGGAGGTATGACCGGTGTCGAGACATCGCTGGACCAGTCAATGGTACAAAAAGCCCGGATGGCGACCAGATTCCCCGCAATTCAGCTGGAAATGTTGCAGAAGCTAAAAGCGCAGCATGAGATGAATAGCGGTACTGTAGACGTTAAAGATATTAGCGAAGAAGAGGCAAAATCTTCATCAGACAATAAGTAG